TACTTAGTACTTCTTGAGACAAGTCATAGAGAAAATAGGATTGGTCTTTATTGCGGTCTAAAGCTCGCAGCAATTGATAGCGATCGCTAGTTTCATCGTAGCGAATCCGGGCATAGTGACCAGTGGCAATTTGATGGCAATCTAAATTTTGTTGGGCATAATCCAACATCGGAGAAAATTTTACCGTTTTGTTGCACTGGGAACAGGGTAAGGGGGTAATCCCAGCACCATAACCAGTCACCAAGAAATCAACGATATGAGTTTGAAAGACGTCACGGATATCGACAATGTGATGAGGAACACCCAACTGTTCACAGATAAAAGCCGCATCAACCATACCCTCAGAGCAGCATTGTCCTTTACCCTTCATCAGCCAAAGGGTCAAACCAATAACTTCATAGCCCTGATGGTGTAATATTGCCGCAGCAGTGGAACTGTCCACGCCACCCGAAAGACCGACTACGACCTTTTTCATCTCTGTAAATTGGGGATTGGGGAATAAATAAGATTTTGCAGTAGATTATTTAAAATATATAGCGTCAGTGAGAATGTCACTTATTTAACTTGATCGACGTTGAAAGTAGAATCTTGATACTGCTATCCTTTAGGCAATTTTCCTTTGAAAATTTTAACTTGAAAACTTGAGAATTGTTAATTTGTTATGTTACGCACACTAATTTTTGTGAAAACTATTATCCGTGCTGAAAAGCTGTTGCTGTTTGTCGCAGTTTGTACCTTAACGGGGATAAGTGGGGCGATCGCGAATATTTCACCGGCGAATGCTCAACCAACCTTACCACCCCTACCACCTGGAGTCCAATCTCCCACAGGATTACCAGACTTTCCTAACTCGGTGAATAATCAAGAACAAACCTTTGAAGCACCCGTAGCACCAAACTTTCCACAAAATAATTATAACAACTACAACAACTACAACAGAAATTACGGACGTTATATCGTCTTTGTGAATAGAGATGATCAGGAAGCTTTGCAAGCAGTACGCCAAGTTGAACCTAGTGCGGTATTCAATAATATTCAGGGACGAAGAGTCATCCGTGCAGGTACTTTTAGACGCTATGAAGGTGCCCAAGAGCGTGTGCAACAATTAGCTCGTTATAGCTTGCGGGGCAGAATTCTTAGTGAAGGGGGAGGAGAAATAGATGCTCCCGACTACGGGAATGGGGGTAACGGCAATTGGAATGATGACAATAACTATGGTAACGAGAGACACAACCGCAAAGCATATTATGTGAGCATTCCTGTAGCAGATGATAATTTATCAGGAACTGCTGAAAAAGTCAGAGATAGTATCAGACGTATTGTCAGTCGAGAAATCCGTGTTTCTGCGAGATATAAACCCAAAGGTTCCCATGTAGCTGTGGGACCATTTTACCGTCGTTCCGATGCGGAAAGCATGAATAAAGATTTACTGAATTTGGGTTTTGGAAATGCTAGAGTTCATTATGGTAAATAAGGTCTTGAAGTTTGTTTATCATAGGAATTACGCAAGCAAAAATTGTCATTACAACCGAAATACATTAGACCTCTTGCAAAAAAACTGAAAATTTCATATTAAAACAACATTTCCGCCAGTATAAGCAGATGAGTGGAGATAGAAAAAATCGTATTTCTCAATTTGTCGTCACAGCACAACAAATGCGTGATATTGAAGGGCGAATTTTTGCTGCTGGGATGCCTGTGGCTGCTTTGATGGAAAAAGTTGCCGGATTAATTACCCATCGCATCAAAGAAATTTTTCCCCCAATTAATTCCTCTATCGGTATTTTAGTTGGTCCGGGTCATAATGGAGGTGATGCCTTAGTTGTCGCACGGGAACTGTATTTTTGTGGAGCGAATGTTTGGCTATATTGCCCTTTTAATAAACTTAAGGAATTAACGAGTCAGCATTTACAATATGTTCAAAGTTTAGGTATCCCTTGCTATCAAGATTTTCAAGAATTACCAGACTGTAATTATTTAATTGATGGCTTATTTGGCTTCGGTTTGGAAAGGGAAATTCAACAGCCCATAGCCCAAGCAATTGATTACTTTAATCACTGGCAAAAACCGATAATTAGTATTGATATCCCTTCGGGATTACATACTGATACGGGTTCAGTTTTAGGTATAGCTATTCGTGCCGACTATACCCTATGTCTAGGTTTATGGAAATTAGGATTATTACAAGACCAAGCCCTAGATTATCTTGGGAAAGTAGAATTAATAGATTTTGGTATTCCCCTTGCTGACATTGAATTCGTATTAGGAAAAGCACCACAAATTCAACGGATTACTCGGAAATTTGCCCTATCTATTTTGCCCCTACCCCGTCCCCTTGTAACTCACAAATATCAACAAGGACATTTATTGTTAATTTGTGGTTCTCGACGTTATGCAGGAGGAGCAATTTTAACAGGTTTAGGTGCAAGGGGGAGTGGTGTGGGAATGTTATCGATCGCCATCCCCGAATCCCTCAAACCCTTACTTGTCGCTCAATTACCAGAAGCTTTAATTATTGGTTGTCCAGAAACAGCAACCGGAGCGATCGCCGAATTACCTTCAGATTTAAACTTACACCAATATCAGGCGATCGCCTG
The Calothrix sp. 336/3 DNA segment above includes these coding regions:
- a CDS encoding bifunctional ADP-dependent NAD(P)H-hydrate dehydratase/NAD(P)H-hydrate epimerase — its product is MSGDRKNRISQFVVTAQQMRDIEGRIFAAGMPVAALMEKVAGLITHRIKEIFPPINSSIGILVGPGHNGGDALVVARELYFCGANVWLYCPFNKLKELTSQHLQYVQSLGIPCYQDFQELPDCNYLIDGLFGFGLEREIQQPIAQAIDYFNHWQKPIISIDIPSGLHTDTGSVLGIAIRADYTLCLGLWKLGLLQDQALDYLGKVELIDFGIPLADIEFVLGKAPQIQRITRKFALSILPLPRPLVTHKYQQGHLLLICGSRRYAGGAILTGLGARGSGVGMLSIAIPESLKPLLVAQLPEALIIGCPETATGAIAELPSDLNLHQYQAIACGPGLTTEPVNIVQQVLAVNTPLVLDADALNIVAQLGTIPTLEKRPSPTVITPHTGEFARLFPHIPGIQEAAKVSGAVVLLKGARTAIAASAEHSSIAHPGGKIWINPESTPALARGGSGDVLTGLLGGLLAQLVSQGKPLEDIVATAAWWHAQAGILAAQKRTELGVDAYNLTQFILPVLNANC